The proteins below come from a single Melospiza georgiana isolate bMelGeo1 chromosome 4, bMelGeo1.pri, whole genome shotgun sequence genomic window:
- the NDUFA12 gene encoding NADH dehydrogenase [ubiquinone] 1 alpha subcomplex subunit 12 translates to MAEYVQVLKRALKHIGGHGGVRGAIVQLLRVNDLKTGNLIGIDKYGNKYYEDKRNFFGRHRWVVYTEEMNGKNTFWEVDGSMVPPEWHRWLHAMTDDPPTTHPPVARKFIWEKHKFNVSGTPEQYVPYSTTRKKIHEWIPPKPASK, encoded by the exons ATGGCGGAGTACGTGCAGGTGCTGAAGCGGGCGCTGAAGCACATCGGCGGCCACGGCGGCGTCCGCGGCGCCATCGTGCAGCTGCTCAG GGTCAACGATTTGAAGACTGGTAATCTGATAGGAATTGACAAATATGGAAACAAATACTATGAAGACAAAAGAAACTTCTTTG GTCGGCACAGATGGGTTGTATACACTGAGGAAATGAATGGCAAAAATACCTTCTGGGAAGTTGATGGAAGCATGGTGCCCCCTGAATG GCATCGCTGGCTGCACGCAATGACGGATGACCCTCCAACCACTCATCCACCAGTTGCTCGTAAATTTATCTGGGAGAAGCATAAATTCAATGTGAGTGGCACTCCTGAGCAGTACGTGCCTTACTCCACTACTCGCAAGAAGATACACGAGTGGATCCCACCCAAACCAGCCAGCaaatag